One segment of Haloplanus natans DSM 17983 DNA contains the following:
- a CDS encoding DUF7520 family protein: MSETRRDGRRFVLILYAVIVGIAGFLGVVLGEVVELPAPPRLFFLVSLPPNGAGFAVYGMVTVAVVLGLPLALVVYLSDRLDMETA, from the coding sequence GTGTCGGAAACACGCCGCGACGGCCGACGGTTCGTCCTGATTCTCTACGCCGTCATCGTGGGAATCGCCGGATTCCTCGGGGTCGTCCTCGGAGAAGTCGTCGAACTACCCGCCCCGCCCCGGCTGTTCTTCCTCGTTTCGCTCCCGCCGAACGGCGCCGGATTCGCCGTGTACGGGATGGTAACTGTCGCGGTGGTGCTCGGCCTCCCACTGGCTCTCGTCGTCTACCTCTCGGATCGACTCGATATGGAGACGGCGTAA